A DNA window from Trueperaceae bacterium contains the following coding sequences:
- a CDS encoding glutamate-5-semialdehyde dehydrogenase, whose translation MKVWTEKDLDSSLSKARIASRSLSNADRDAGLVAIAEAIVAEKKTILKANSYDVKQELTRGTSAALVDRLELSSNRIQDIADAVVEISRLPDPLHRVVDQWQISNGLEIQKITVPFGVIAMIYESRPNVTVDAASLALKAGSAAVLRGSSNALSSNRAIVAVIRRALEGCSIPADAVQLVDSAERAMVTKLLSARGKIDLVIPRGGGSLIDHVVENAKVPVIETGIGNCHIFIDSSADHQMVIPIVMNAKVQRPGVCNSVETLLVHKKFSSEVLTSLLRKLKGAGVEIVGCEKTREKFAEASAATEKDWGEEYLDLKIAVRIVDSVEQAILHINTYGTQHSEAIISANKVSTKLFLDQVDAAAVFVNSSTRFTDGYIFGFGAEIGISTQKLHARGPMGLNEIVTHKYLVEGEGQIRE comes from the coding sequence ATGAAAGTTTGGACGGAAAAGGACCTAGATTCTTCACTTTCAAAGGCTAGAATTGCTAGTCGGTCACTTAGTAATGCTGATCGTGATGCTGGACTCGTCGCAATAGCAGAAGCTATAGTTGCTGAGAAAAAAACAATCCTCAAGGCCAATTCGTACGATGTAAAGCAAGAGCTAACACGCGGTACATCCGCAGCTCTTGTCGACCGGCTTGAACTTTCCAGCAATCGAATTCAAGATATTGCAGACGCTGTTGTCGAAATATCAAGATTACCAGACCCACTCCATCGAGTCGTTGATCAATGGCAAATTAGCAACGGGTTAGAGATTCAGAAGATCACTGTACCTTTCGGGGTAATCGCGATGATTTATGAGTCTCGTCCTAACGTGACGGTTGATGCCGCTAGCCTCGCTCTAAAAGCGGGTAGTGCCGCCGTTCTTCGTGGATCCAGCAATGCGTTGTCTAGCAATCGTGCAATCGTCGCTGTAATCCGGCGAGCCCTTGAGGGATGCTCCATACCAGCTGATGCGGTTCAACTGGTCGATTCGGCAGAGAGAGCGATGGTTACGAAACTTCTCAGCGCCAGAGGCAAAATAGATTTAGTTATTCCACGTGGCGGTGGTTCGCTTATCGATCACGTCGTAGAAAACGCTAAAGTACCTGTGATAGAAACCGGGATTGGGAATTGTCATATCTTTATCGATTCTTCGGCAGATCATCAGATGGTTATCCCTATAGTAATGAACGCAAAAGTCCAGCGCCCTGGTGTGTGTAATTCTGTGGAGACCCTCCTCGTTCACAAAAAGTTTTCTTCCGAAGTCTTGACTAGCTTGCTACGAAAACTTAAGGGAGCCGGAGTGGAAATAGTGGGATGTGAAAAAACGCGGGAAAAATTTGCCGAGGCTAGTGCCGCAACCGAAAAAGATTGGGGCGAGGAATACCTGGATCTTAAAATAGCTGTGCGAATAGTCGACTCAGTGGAACAAGCTATCCTCCATATTAATACCTATGGAACTCAACATAGCGAGGCTATTATCTCGGCCAACAAAGTTTCAACCAAATTATTTTTAGATCAGGTCGACGCTGCTGCCGTGTTCGTAAACAGCTCGACTAGGTTTACCGATGGCTACATTTTCGGGTTTGGTGCGGAAATCGGAATCTCTACTCAGAAACTTCACGCGCGGGGCCCCATGGGACTTAATGAGATCGTAACTCATAAATATCTGGTCGAAGGTGAAGGTCAGATAAGGGAATAG
- a CDS encoding quinol:cytochrome C oxidoreductase: MIGSPSRRLSVLLTTVTLILLLTGCGMNMFDQPKAEVYEESPYFDNGSSSRELIEGTVSRSEGAVAVSYLTGSDENGLLTEVPLDLTIELLYRGQERFNIYCAPCHNYNGDGNGVIVQKGFPQPTSFHVDRLRTAPVGYFYSAITNGFGRMFSYASRVPPEDRWAITAYIRALQLSQFAGPEDRIQNTTLEPNLGEVQ, from the coding sequence ATGATTGGTTCCCCTTCAAGGCGCCTGTCTGTCCTCCTAACTACCGTTACGCTAATCCTTCTTTTAACTGGCTGCGGGATGAATATGTTTGACCAGCCGAAGGCAGAAGTTTATGAAGAAAGCCCATATTTCGACAATGGTTCCTCTTCACGCGAATTAATCGAAGGTACCGTTTCCCGTTCGGAAGGCGCGGTAGCCGTATCATATTTAACTGGCTCAGATGAAAACGGCCTACTCACCGAAGTGCCGTTAGACCTTACTATCGAACTTCTCTATCGTGGCCAAGAGCGCTTCAACATATATTGTGCTCCTTGTCATAACTACAATGGTGACGGGAATGGAGTTATAGTCCAAAAGGGATTCCCTCAACCAACTAGCTTTCATGTGGATCGCCTCCGCACGGCCCCCGTTGGATACTTTTACAGCGCTATAACCAACGGCTTCGGTCGGATGTTCAGCTACGCATCGAGAGTACCCCCAGAAGACCGTTGGGCAATAACTGCCTATATAAGAGCCTTACAGCTCAGTCAATTTGCTGGACCCGAAGATCGGATCCAAAATACAACCCTCGAACCCAACCTAGGGGAGGTTCAGTAA
- a CDS encoding aspartate aminotransferase: protein MNSQLATRMARLGTETAFAVSEDANNFKAEGNKVYPFHLGDIDLPTPANIIEAAHRAMIDGKTGYDPSAGIMPLRELLASTIGRDRDVNYGPENVAVQPGGKPVISKFLEIFMNPGDSVLYPNPGFPIYESQINYLGGKAVPYAYKPSDTGFKIDREALEKSINNSTRAIIYNNYQNPLGAESSPEEMAWLAEVCLKHDLMVLSDEAYYHILYSGQPQSIVSIPGMKERTIILQTFSKTYAMTGWRLGAAIGPSMFIDQIAKLNVNIESCTNHFIQYAGIEALEGDQTGTSEILGTLKARRDLLFKELSTIGGLNVSNPNSTFYLFPDVTSIYEKSGADSLEIFRLDTLRNTGVAFCTREHFGSPHPEEDRVFLRFAFSGIPETSITEGLAGLKAYWEAL from the coding sequence ATGAATTCTCAGTTGGCAACCAGAATGGCTCGTCTCGGTACGGAAACCGCCTTTGCAGTTTCTGAAGACGCAAACAACTTCAAAGCTGAAGGAAATAAAGTTTATCCTTTTCACCTGGGCGATATCGATCTCCCAACCCCTGCAAACATTATAGAGGCAGCCCACAGAGCCATGATAGACGGCAAAACTGGCTACGACCCCTCAGCCGGTATCATGCCACTACGGGAACTCCTAGCAAGCACCATTGGAAGGGATCGTGACGTAAACTACGGTCCCGAAAATGTCGCCGTTCAACCAGGCGGCAAACCAGTGATTAGTAAATTTTTAGAGATTTTCATGAACCCAGGCGATAGCGTACTCTATCCAAATCCGGGATTTCCAATTTACGAATCACAAATAAACTACCTTGGAGGCAAAGCTGTTCCCTACGCCTATAAGCCGAGCGACACTGGATTCAAAATCGATCGCGAGGCCCTTGAGAAAAGCATTAATAATTCCACTCGCGCAATAATATACAACAACTACCAGAACCCGTTAGGCGCTGAATCTTCGCCAGAAGAGATGGCCTGGTTGGCTGAGGTCTGCCTCAAACACGACCTAATGGTCCTGTCGGATGAGGCCTACTATCATATCCTTTACAGTGGTCAACCCCAAAGCATTGTATCGATTCCAGGCATGAAAGAACGTACTATTATCCTGCAAACTTTTTCGAAAACCTACGCTATGACTGGCTGGCGCTTAGGCGCAGCCATAGGTCCTTCTATGTTTATTGACCAAATAGCAAAACTCAATGTGAATATAGAGTCCTGTACAAATCATTTCATCCAATATGCTGGTATCGAAGCTTTGGAGGGGGACCAAACTGGTACTTCGGAAATCTTGGGAACCCTCAAGGCCCGGCGAGACCTTTTATTTAAAGAGCTAAGCACTATTGGTGGCCTAAATGTATCTAACCCTAACTCTACGTTCTATCTGTTTCCGGATGTCACCTCTATCTACGAAAAATCCGGTGCCGACTCTCTCGAGATTTTTCGGTTAGATACCCTGCGTAACACCGGAGTTGCATTTTGTACCCGAGAGCATTTTGGAAGTCCTCATCCAGAAGAGGATCGTGTTTTCCTTCGTTTCGCCTTTTCTGGAATACCAGAAACAAGCATTACCGAAGGCCTGGCTGGCCTGAAAGCCTATTGGGAAGCCCTTTAA
- a CDS encoding short-chain dehydrogenase: MFKLHTMTYPYGQDPKVAVITGAGGAIGSTVAEYFASRGWSLALFDRASRVSKLQDQYPEASVHIADLTQSLAVRRATAEVISLHGKVDALLCLAGGFAIGEAVNTDFNNIEAQISVNFKTLFEVTSSLLPHMVNRQSGFILGIAAAAALRGGSRMSAYGASKGALVGYLRSLRAEVGPSGLSVSILYPMGTVDTLENRRTMPDANPDDWISRQQIAETIYFLATRRTGGLVHEISLHAN; this comes from the coding sequence ATGTTTAAACTTCACACTATGACGTATCCTTACGGACAGGACCCAAAAGTTGCAGTAATAACGGGCGCTGGGGGCGCAATTGGTAGTACGGTTGCGGAATATTTCGCGAGTCGTGGTTGGTCGTTAGCTCTTTTTGATCGTGCATCTCGGGTATCAAAACTGCAGGACCAATATCCCGAGGCTTCGGTTCACATCGCAGACCTCACTCAATCCCTAGCAGTTCGCCGCGCAACGGCAGAAGTCATATCCTTGCACGGAAAAGTAGATGCCCTTCTTTGTTTGGCTGGTGGTTTCGCGATAGGGGAAGCAGTCAATACAGATTTCAATAATATTGAGGCACAGATTTCGGTAAACTTCAAAACTCTTTTTGAAGTTACCTCTTCACTGCTGCCTCATATGGTGAATCGTCAATCTGGTTTTATTCTTGGGATCGCAGCGGCCGCAGCTCTCCGAGGGGGGAGTCGGATGTCAGCTTATGGAGCTTCCAAAGGAGCCCTAGTGGGTTATCTGCGCTCGTTAAGGGCTGAAGTAGGACCATCAGGATTAAGCGTCAGTATTTTGTATCCGATGGGTACAGTTGACACGCTGGAGAACCGTAGAACCATGCCGGACGCAAATCCGGATGATTGGATTTCGCGTCAGCAAATAGCTGAAACAATCTATTTTCTAGCAACTAGGCGTACAGGGGGGCTGGTACATGAGATAAGTCTGCACGCCAATTAA
- a CDS encoding hydrogenase, which yields MGLASGDRDLVETQRVIGNGQTYGNVDDVINDPVLAGPFKTPMWWWVGFGIAGAFLVMYLVSIVWLITKGTGIWGNNVPVAWGMPIINFVWWIGIGHAGTLISAALLLFRQPWRTSINRFAEAMTIFAVVCAGLYPILHLGRPWVFYWLMPYPNTYGLFPQFRSPLDWDVFAIATYGSVSVLFWFIGLVPDLATLRDRAQSKFQRLLYSILCLGWNGSAKGWQRYQRAYLLLAALSFPLVLSVHSTIAMDFAVAQVPGWNNTVMPPYFVAGAVFAGFAMVLILAIPLRRAFGLEKLITMRHLDNSAKLMLATGLVVVYGYAVEIFMAWYSGVEFERYMIFNRILGADHWWAFWLLILCNAVAIQPLWFRAVRQSPFALFIISIIVSIGMWLERFVIISVTLTKDFLPSSWGDYKSTFWDWSLYLGSFGLFTVLFLLFIRLLPAIASTEMKELIHHDKHHGSDSFEDIRLDYFKQPKESGH from the coding sequence ATGGGTTTAGCCTCCGGGGACAGGGACCTTGTTGAGACCCAACGAGTAATTGGTAACGGGCAGACATACGGCAATGTTGACGATGTAATCAATGACCCGGTTCTAGCTGGGCCGTTCAAAACCCCTATGTGGTGGTGGGTAGGCTTTGGCATAGCAGGAGCCTTCCTGGTCATGTACTTAGTCTCGATTGTCTGGTTAATCACAAAAGGCACAGGAATTTGGGGTAATAACGTTCCCGTGGCCTGGGGAATGCCCATCATCAATTTTGTCTGGTGGATCGGAATTGGGCACGCAGGAACTTTGATCTCAGCTGCTTTGCTACTTTTCCGCCAACCTTGGCGCACCTCGATAAATCGTTTTGCCGAAGCCATGACAATATTTGCTGTAGTGTGCGCAGGACTCTACCCCATTCTTCACTTGGGCCGGCCGTGGGTGTTTTATTGGTTGATGCCCTATCCTAATACCTATGGACTTTTTCCCCAATTCAGGAGCCCACTTGACTGGGACGTTTTTGCTATAGCCACGTACGGGAGTGTTTCTGTACTTTTCTGGTTCATTGGTCTTGTGCCAGATCTAGCTACCTTAAGAGACCGTGCGCAAAGTAAATTTCAACGTCTCCTTTACAGCATCCTGTGTTTAGGTTGGAATGGTTCCGCAAAGGGGTGGCAACGCTATCAAAGGGCATACCTACTCCTAGCAGCCTTGTCATTTCCTCTTGTCTTATCTGTGCACAGTACAATCGCAATGGATTTCGCTGTAGCCCAGGTACCTGGATGGAACAACACCGTAATGCCGCCGTACTTCGTTGCTGGCGCCGTATTCGCGGGGTTCGCCATGGTTCTTATCCTTGCCATCCCTCTAAGAAGGGCCTTCGGTCTGGAAAAGCTCATAACTATGCGCCACCTTGATAACTCAGCAAAATTAATGTTGGCCACGGGACTGGTTGTCGTTTATGGGTATGCTGTTGAAATTTTCATGGCTTGGTATAGCGGGGTGGAATTCGAACGGTATATGATCTTTAATCGAATCCTCGGAGCAGACCACTGGTGGGCTTTTTGGCTACTGATTCTTTGCAATGCAGTTGCAATCCAACCTCTTTGGTTCAGGGCTGTCCGTCAAAGTCCATTTGCTTTGTTTATTATTTCGATTATCGTATCGATCGGAATGTGGCTCGAACGCTTCGTAATTATTTCCGTTACGCTTACTAAAGACTTTCTCCCCTCTTCCTGGGGAGACTATAAGTCAACTTTTTGGGATTGGTCGCTTTATCTTGGCTCTTTTGGTTTATTCACCGTACTATTCCTACTTTTTATCCGCCTGTTACCGGCAATAGCCTCTACGGAAATGAAAGAACTCATTCACCACGATAAACATCATGGTAGTGATTCTTTCGAAGATATCCGCCTCGATTACTTCAAACAACCTAAGGAGTCAGGACATTGA
- a CDS encoding DNA topoisomerase IV subunit B (negatively supercoils closed circular double-stranded DNA): protein MTEYTADSIKVLKGLEGVRKRPAMYVQGGTGLDGYHQLLTEIIDNAVDEALAGYADTVTVTLNSDGSASVDDNGRGIPVEMMKKEGRPAIEVIFTELHAGGKFDSAAYKVSGGLHGVGSSVVNALSTFLEAEVRKSGKQYRIRFENGEVTFPTQEVGKVKKEDTGSTVSFCPDPEVFRDVRSFEYQRIRRRLRELAYLTGGVRFVLVDLRNNDNRKEEFLEEGGVGAFAADIGGDSKTIYDDPVFLRSRADVQVQGTNEEIEVEVGLIHTNDYSQTVLTYANMITNRDGGTHLTGFKTAYTRVLNNYAKSKNLVKKGEAAPTGEDFLEGISCVISVKLSEPQFESQAKVKLLNPEAQTAVQSVVYEKFGEYLEENPRVDKTIIEKAANAAKAREAARKARDLVRRANPLDNDELPGKLADCQAEDPTVSEIYIVEGDSAGGSAKQGRERRFQAILPLRGKILNVEKANIGKILQNAEIRAMVAAIGAGIEGTGDDSYFNLEDVRYHRIIIMTDADVDGSHIRTLLMTFLYRYMRPLIDAGYLYIAQPPLYGVRFGRSKELAYVYDEVGLQKTLKESKGRRYEVQRFKGLGEMNPEQLWETTMNPETRVLLRVTIDDAFEASETFEMLMGSEVLPRREFIEDNAHLAQLDL from the coding sequence TTGACTGAATACACAGCCGATAGCATCAAAGTGCTCAAAGGTCTCGAAGGTGTAAGGAAAAGGCCGGCGATGTATGTCCAAGGCGGTACTGGACTGGACGGTTACCATCAATTATTGACTGAGATTATCGACAATGCAGTTGATGAAGCTCTGGCCGGATATGCCGATACAGTAACAGTCACGCTCAATAGTGATGGTTCGGCATCTGTCGATGATAACGGTCGTGGGATTCCAGTCGAGATGATGAAAAAAGAAGGCCGACCTGCAATTGAAGTTATCTTTACGGAACTTCATGCTGGCGGAAAGTTTGATTCGGCCGCCTACAAAGTGTCTGGAGGGCTCCATGGGGTAGGTAGTTCTGTTGTAAATGCCTTATCTACTTTTTTAGAGGCAGAAGTTCGCAAGTCCGGTAAGCAATACCGTATTCGATTTGAAAATGGAGAGGTAACCTTCCCGACCCAGGAGGTCGGTAAGGTTAAAAAGGAAGATACCGGATCGACCGTGTCTTTCTGCCCTGACCCAGAAGTATTTAGGGACGTACGGTCATTCGAGTACCAACGGATTCGCCGGCGACTTCGTGAATTGGCGTATCTCACCGGAGGAGTTCGATTCGTCCTTGTCGATTTACGCAATAACGATAACAGGAAAGAAGAATTTCTTGAGGAGGGGGGAGTCGGTGCTTTTGCTGCGGACATTGGTGGCGATAGCAAGACCATTTATGATGATCCCGTTTTCTTACGTAGTCGGGCCGATGTCCAAGTTCAAGGAACCAATGAGGAGATCGAGGTTGAGGTTGGTTTAATACATACCAATGACTACAGCCAAACTGTACTCACGTATGCCAACATGATAACAAATCGGGATGGCGGAACCCATCTGACCGGTTTTAAGACGGCCTATACCCGGGTTCTTAATAATTATGCTAAATCGAAGAATCTAGTTAAAAAAGGGGAGGCAGCTCCTACTGGGGAAGATTTTCTAGAAGGTATATCCTGTGTCATATCTGTGAAATTGTCTGAGCCTCAGTTCGAGTCTCAGGCCAAGGTTAAACTTTTGAATCCAGAGGCCCAGACAGCCGTCCAATCCGTGGTCTATGAAAAATTTGGGGAGTATCTAGAAGAGAACCCTCGGGTTGACAAAACTATTATAGAAAAGGCAGCGAACGCAGCTAAAGCCAGAGAGGCGGCCCGGAAGGCGCGAGATTTGGTGCGTAGAGCTAATCCTCTAGACAACGATGAATTACCAGGCAAGCTTGCGGACTGTCAGGCAGAAGACCCCACTGTGAGCGAGATATATATCGTTGAGGGTGATTCTGCGGGCGGAAGTGCTAAGCAGGGCCGAGAACGAAGATTTCAGGCTATTTTGCCACTGCGGGGTAAAATCCTTAACGTAGAAAAGGCTAACATTGGAAAAATTCTCCAAAATGCTGAGATCAGAGCCATGGTTGCTGCCATTGGAGCTGGTATTGAAGGTACAGGTGATGATAGTTACTTTAATCTAGAAGATGTCCGGTATCACCGGATAATCATTATGACCGATGCCGATGTTGACGGTAGTCACATTAGAACACTTTTAATGACCTTCTTATACCGTTATATGAGGCCTTTAATCGACGCTGGTTACTTATATATCGCACAGCCTCCTCTATATGGAGTCAGATTTGGTAGGAGCAAGGAACTAGCGTATGTTTACGACGAAGTAGGTCTTCAGAAAACCCTCAAAGAAAGTAAGGGACGGCGCTACGAGGTCCAACGGTTTAAAGGTTTAGGCGAAATGAATCCCGAGCAGCTCTGGGAAACCACAATGAATCCCGAAACTCGCGTACTACTCCGGGTCACTATCGATGATGCTTTTGAAGCCAGCGAGACGTTCGAAATGTTGATGGGTAGCGAAGTATTACCAAGACGGGAATTTATTGAAGATAATGCGCATCTAGCTCAATTAGATCTTTAG
- a CDS encoding cytochrome C biogenesis protein CcsB — protein sequence MATLDGGVVYNNCLGCHQANGAGIPGVFPSLVTHAPILFNAQSSELSGRTYLIHLLLFGLQGEITAGGITYKGIMPAWPQLSNAEIAAVLNHILSNWENSSLLNQFVPYTAEEIAEQRDLGLTPQDVYLERKTLSLP from the coding sequence GTGGCAACTCTTGACGGCGGAGTTGTTTACAACAATTGCTTGGGTTGCCACCAGGCGAATGGAGCGGGAATTCCTGGGGTTTTCCCTTCCTTGGTGACTCACGCACCAATACTTTTCAATGCACAAAGTTCCGAACTTAGCGGTCGAACCTATCTAATCCATCTCTTGCTCTTCGGGCTTCAGGGAGAAATTACCGCCGGGGGTATAACTTATAAAGGAATTATGCCTGCATGGCCTCAACTTTCCAATGCCGAGATTGCTGCTGTTCTTAACCACATTCTGTCGAATTGGGAAAATAGTAGCCTCTTGAACCAATTTGTACCTTACACTGCTGAAGAAATCGCAGAACAAAGAGATTTAGGCCTAACCCCACAAGACGTGTACTTAGAGCGGAAAACACTTTCTCTTCCCTAA